A stretch of the Phycisphaerae bacterium genome encodes the following:
- the mfd gene encoding transcription-repair coupling factor: protein MDLGQLKSVQEVISQLKADDKGAVRQAHHRAVKIAGTWGSFAPLLAGHIHQQLKKPILYISPHLDDSDDVVDDLMAFHPSSSSAKASISCEAFGPDKVAANKREDYGGQVSGRNIETLPGRAGEELIDATDEISSARARLVLKMALKQPPPQGWGLNNNQGIISTSIQALMQPVPRPEKLIEKGLALQKGQTVEMDKACQWLVDNGFEAVAQIDLPGQFVRRGGIIDIYTPVSAQSNQPIAIRVEFFGDEIESIRTIDLDSQRSSGHIDSITITSAILDNDRDNQTMFLNIIDPETIIFIQEPSEVQEVADVFIQRVERPEGLYTWNEIYKKISTFKQVSISRFGDDPENIELRIKSTQQFEHKSGPVWAGHREALQELTRLAEDGWDVCLYCETGAEVKRIEEIINEDKRTPTAGVGAKQNIHLPVGFVHRGFIIEELKTIIATHHELFGQAIIRRTTRPIGAAVGIDSAAELKKGDYVVHINYGIGKFKGGEVIDKAGQKCEFLTLQYADEVKIHVPVQNIGFVQKYIGTTAVRPKLSKIGTKKWERQKNKVAAAVNDLAAELLEIQAKRQSMQGITYGADSNWQREFEESFLYQETPDQIIAVEQIKTDMQKPMPMDRLLCGDVGYGKTELAMRAAFKAIEAGKQVAVLVPTTVLCIQHERTFTQRFADFPISVESVNRFKTKAQATEIIKRTKQGRVDILIGTHRLLSSDVGFKDLGLLIIDEEQRFGVEHKEKLKKMRVNVDILTMTATPIPRTLHMAMLGLRDISSLATPPLDRRAVVTQVKKFDAEIIKRAIVFELNRQGQIFLVHNRVQTIKKFADEIQKLLPGIKTTIAHGQMPKHQLEKAMIEFVLGKIDVLICSAIIESGIDIPNANTIIINDADRFGLAQLHQLRGRVGRFKHRAYAYFMLPRGRSISPVAVKRLKAIEEYSQLGAGFKIALRDLEIRGAGNILGPEQSGHINTVGYELFCRLLAEAVRRLKKEPPAKEPATVIDLGFSIYIPRNYIQSDSQRMNVYRRIAAARTSQDLAQLEEELGDLFGKICPEVQKLLELAEIRTLASAAGVRAITTDGSDVIFSFEKDFAGKIGVLFAKAPGKVRIPDPLTVHIRLEDNYFQPDTICAVLRKILRKKAQSKL from the coding sequence GTGGATTTAGGACAACTAAAGAGCGTTCAAGAGGTAATCTCGCAATTAAAGGCCGATGATAAAGGGGCGGTTCGACAAGCTCACCACAGGGCGGTAAAAATTGCCGGGACGTGGGGATCCTTTGCGCCTTTATTGGCAGGACATATTCACCAGCAATTAAAAAAGCCAATCCTATATATAAGCCCACATCTGGACGACAGCGACGATGTCGTCGATGACCTTATGGCATTCCATCCTTCGTCTTCCTCTGCTAAAGCTTCTATTTCCTGTGAGGCTTTCGGCCCTGATAAAGTCGCAGCAAATAAAAGAGAGGACTACGGAGGACAGGTCAGCGGCAGGAATATTGAAACGCTGCCGGGCCGGGCGGGCGAAGAACTCATAGACGCTACCGATGAAATTAGTTCGGCAAGGGCAAGATTAGTTTTGAAAATGGCATTGAAACAACCCCCACCACAGGGGTGGGGGCTAAACAATAACCAGGGAATTATTTCGACGTCGATACAGGCGCTGATGCAGCCGGTGCCGAGGCCGGAAAAACTTATCGAAAAAGGACTGGCACTGCAAAAAGGCCAAACGGTCGAAATGGATAAGGCGTGCCAGTGGCTGGTCGATAACGGGTTCGAAGCGGTCGCGCAGATTGATTTGCCGGGACAGTTCGTCAGAAGAGGCGGCATAATCGATATCTATACCCCTGTCTCGGCACAGTCTAATCAGCCGATAGCTATAAGAGTTGAATTTTTCGGCGATGAAATCGAAAGCATACGAACAATCGACCTTGATTCGCAGAGGTCATCGGGACATATCGACAGCATTACAATTACATCGGCGATTCTTGATAATGACAGAGACAACCAGACGATGTTTTTGAATATTATCGACCCGGAGACGATTATCTTTATCCAGGAGCCGAGCGAAGTTCAGGAAGTGGCGGATGTTTTTATCCAGAGAGTCGAAAGGCCGGAAGGTCTTTATACGTGGAACGAGATATACAAAAAGATTTCCACGTTTAAGCAGGTTTCAATCAGCAGGTTCGGCGACGACCCTGAAAATATCGAGCTGCGCATAAAAAGTACGCAGCAGTTCGAACATAAAAGCGGGCCGGTATGGGCCGGACACAGAGAAGCACTGCAGGAGTTGACCAGGCTCGCAGAAGACGGCTGGGATGTTTGTCTTTATTGCGAAACGGGAGCCGAGGTAAAGCGAATAGAAGAAATAATTAATGAAGATAAACGAACCCCCACCGCAGGGGTGGGGGCTAAACAAAATATTCATTTGCCGGTCGGGTTTGTTCATCGGGGATTTATAATTGAAGAGCTGAAAACAATTATAGCAACACATCACGAATTGTTCGGTCAGGCGATAATCCGGCGAACTACACGGCCGATAGGCGCAGCGGTCGGAATTGATTCGGCAGCGGAACTAAAAAAAGGAGATTATGTCGTTCATATAAATTACGGCATAGGAAAATTCAAGGGCGGTGAGGTAATAGACAAAGCGGGGCAAAAGTGCGAGTTCCTGACGCTTCAATACGCAGACGAAGTTAAGATTCATGTGCCGGTTCAGAATATCGGTTTTGTTCAGAAATATATCGGCACAACCGCTGTCAGGCCCAAGCTTAGTAAAATCGGGACGAAGAAATGGGAGCGGCAGAAAAATAAAGTCGCCGCGGCGGTAAATGATTTGGCGGCGGAACTGCTTGAAATACAGGCGAAACGCCAAAGTATGCAGGGCATTACTTACGGGGCGGATTCGAACTGGCAGAGAGAATTCGAAGAATCGTTCCTGTATCAGGAGACGCCGGACCAGATAATCGCAGTCGAACAAATAAAAACCGATATGCAAAAACCAATGCCGATGGACAGGTTGTTGTGCGGCGACGTAGGTTATGGAAAAACAGAACTTGCGATGCGGGCAGCGTTCAAGGCGATAGAAGCGGGCAAACAGGTCGCCGTTCTTGTGCCGACGACGGTTTTGTGCATTCAGCACGAAAGAACGTTTACGCAGAGGTTCGCGGATTTTCCGATATCGGTGGAATCGGTCAACCGTTTCAAGACAAAGGCGCAGGCTACGGAAATAATCAAGCGTACCAAACAGGGAAGGGTAGATATTCTTATCGGGACGCACAGGCTGCTCAGTAGCGATGTCGGATTTAAAGATTTGGGGCTGTTGATAATTGACGAAGAGCAGAGGTTCGGGGTCGAGCATAAGGAAAAGCTGAAAAAGATGCGGGTCAACGTCGATATTCTGACGATGACGGCGACACCGATACCGAGAACGCTTCATATGGCGATGCTGGGGCTGCGGGATATAAGTTCGCTGGCGACTCCGCCGCTGGACAGGCGGGCTGTTGTTACACAGGTGAAAAAATTCGACGCGGAAATTATAAAAAGAGCGATAGTTTTCGAGCTTAACCGGCAGGGGCAGATATTTCTCGTTCATAACAGGGTGCAGACGATAAAAAAATTCGCCGATGAGATTCAGAAACTTCTGCCCGGCATAAAAACAACAATTGCGCACGGACAAATGCCCAAACATCAGCTTGAAAAAGCGATGATTGAATTTGTGCTGGGCAAAATAGATGTGCTTATCTGCTCGGCGATAATCGAATCGGGTATCGATATTCCGAACGCCAATACGATTATTATAAATGACGCAGACAGGTTCGGGCTGGCGCAGCTTCATCAGCTTCGCGGCAGAGTCGGCAGGTTCAAGCACAGGGCTTACGCGTATTTTATGCTTCCGCGGGGCAGGAGCATCAGTCCAGTAGCGGTAAAGAGACTCAAGGCGATAGAGGAATATTCGCAGCTCGGGGCTGGATTTAAAATTGCGCTGCGCGACCTTGAAATCCGCGGGGCGGGAAATATACTGGGGCCGGAACAGTCGGGGCATATAAATACCGTCGGGTACGAACTTTTCTGCAGGCTGCTGGCCGAGGCGGTGAGAAGATTGAAGAAAGAGCCGCCGGCGAAAGAACCCGCTACGGTTATAGATTTGGGCTTTTCAATTTATATACCGAGAAATTATATACAATCGGATTCGCAGCGGATGAATGTTTATCGGCGAATCGCGGCGGCAAGGACATCGCAGGATTTGGCTCAACTGGAAGAGGAACTCGGGGACCTGTTCGGAAAGATTTGTCCGGAAGTACAAAAACTGCTGGAACTTGCCGAGATAAGAACCCTTGCCTCGGCGGCCGGGGTACGGGCGATTACAACCGACGGCAGCGATGTGATTTTCTCGTTCGAGAAGGATTTTGCCGGAAAGATAGGCGTCTTGTTCGCCAAAGCACCGGGGAAAGTGAGGATTCCCGACCCGCTGACCGTACATATACGGCTCGAAGACAATTATTTCCAGCCGGATACCATTTGCGCAGTTTTAAGAAAAATTCTTCGCAAAAAGGCGCAATCCAAACTATAA
- a CDS encoding ATP-dependent 6-phosphofructokinase → MTHKIKTIAVMTGGGDCPGLNAVIRAVTKTAISKHGMKVWGIEDGYLGLIEKRIHPLSYEDVSNILEMGGTILGSNNTTNPSRYPVTNKAGKIVYKDLSGECIKTLKQKKIDALICIGGDGTMTSAAILAKKGLTIIGVPKTIDNDLWGTDVTFGFDTAVTTATEAIDKLRTTASSHHRVMVVEVMGRYAGWIALHAGVASGSDVILIPEIPYKINSICRFVQQRNSKGKSYSIIVVAEGAKELGGEMVVSKTVAYSPEPIRLGGIANKIAEQIEQLTKLETRSVTLGYIQRGGTPTPWDRILATSFGYQAMELLVSGAKNQLVVLKNNKLSSVPLSQVAGKTRTVPKDSPLIKAARAVNTCFGD, encoded by the coding sequence ATGACACACAAAATCAAGACTATAGCAGTGATGACGGGCGGGGGGGATTGTCCGGGCCTTAACGCAGTTATACGCGCAGTAACAAAAACAGCAATCTCGAAACACGGGATGAAAGTCTGGGGAATCGAAGACGGATATCTCGGCCTTATTGAAAAAAGGATACATCCGCTAAGCTATGAAGATGTAAGCAATATTCTCGAAATGGGCGGGACGATACTTGGCTCCAATAATACGACAAATCCATCACGGTATCCGGTTACTAATAAAGCAGGAAAAATAGTATATAAAGATTTGTCCGGCGAATGCATAAAGACACTGAAGCAGAAAAAAATCGATGCACTAATCTGCATCGGCGGCGATGGGACGATGACCAGCGCAGCAATACTTGCTAAAAAGGGACTGACGATTATAGGCGTTCCGAAAACAATCGATAATGACCTTTGGGGTACTGACGTAACTTTCGGATTCGATACGGCGGTAACAACGGCGACGGAAGCGATAGATAAACTGCGAACCACGGCAAGCTCACATCATCGCGTTATGGTAGTCGAGGTGATGGGCAGATACGCAGGATGGATTGCACTACACGCGGGAGTGGCAAGTGGAAGCGATGTGATTCTTATTCCGGAAATTCCATATAAAATAAACAGCATCTGCCGATTCGTTCAGCAGCGGAACAGCAAAGGCAAAAGCTACAGCATTATAGTTGTCGCCGAAGGTGCGAAAGAACTGGGCGGAGAAATGGTCGTCAGTAAAACGGTCGCTTACAGTCCTGAGCCGATACGGCTGGGCGGAATAGCAAATAAAATTGCCGAGCAAATAGAACAATTAACAAAACTTGAAACCCGCAGCGTAACTTTAGGTTATATCCAGCGCGGAGGCACACCTACGCCTTGGGACAGGATACTGGCAACAAGTTTCGGTTATCAGGCGATGGAATTATTAGTGAGCGGCGCGAAAAACCAATTGGTTGTACTGAAAAATAACAAGCTTTCGAGCGTTCCGCTTTCACAGGTCGCGGGCAAGACGAGAACTGTGCCGAAAGACAGCCCGTTGATAAAGGCAGCAAGGGCAGTTAATACGTGCTTTGGCGATTAA
- the tkt gene encoding transketolase, producing the protein MQKNPGLNELDEKCIQTIRFLSMDGVQKAKSGHPGMPMGMAPAAYTLWTKYMKHNPANPKWLGRDRFVLSAGHGSMLLYSLLYLTGYDLGLEDLKNFRQWGSKTPGHPEYGHTAGVEATTGPLGQGISNAVGMALAQKYLAAYFDKDGSNLFDYNIYVVAGDGCLQEGVSSEACSLAGHLGLNKLIVIYDDNHISIDGNTSLSFSEDRAKRFEAYNWYVQVVGGDGNDMVSFEKALKNAQAEKNRPCIINLRTHIGYGSPNFQDTHTAHGAPLGEDEIKLIKKNFGWDPEKTFVVPAEVLEHTQKERVKGAQLEKQWNEQFKNYSKKYPELAKLITNPYPEITNLPTFPAEPMATRTASGKTLDALMPNMPLILGGSADLTPSNNTKFKGVEDFQKDKPTGRYIRYGVREHAMAAIMNGIGTSDLLRAYGGTFFCFFDYMKPAVRMAAMSGYKTIFVFTHDTIGLGEDGPTHQPIEHIAVLRAIPKMLVLRPADANETAYCWKIALEHTSGPVALLLTRQNLQTLDRTKYPAASNIAKGGYVVVKQDKPDVILIGVGSELEIAMKAAEKLAAENIKAQVVNLASWELFEAQDKAYKDSVLPPSVKARVAVEAGIKMGWERYIGDNGEFIGMSGFGVSAPYKVCYEKFGITADATAAAAKKSIAAAK; encoded by the coding sequence ATGCAGAAGAATCCGGGTTTGAACGAACTTGACGAAAAATGTATTCAGACAATCAGATTTTTATCGATGGACGGCGTGCAGAAAGCCAAGTCCGGCCATCCGGGAATGCCGATGGGAATGGCGCCGGCGGCATATACGCTATGGACGAAATATATGAAGCATAATCCCGCCAACCCGAAATGGCTCGGCAGGGACAGGTTCGTATTGAGTGCAGGTCATGGAAGTATGCTGCTGTATTCGCTTTTGTATCTGACCGGTTATGATTTGGGCCTTGAGGATTTGAAAAATTTCAGACAGTGGGGCAGCAAGACGCCGGGCCATCCGGAGTACGGTCATACGGCAGGGGTCGAAGCGACGACAGGCCCGCTGGGTCAGGGAATCAGCAACGCGGTTGGTATGGCGCTGGCGCAAAAATACCTTGCGGCATATTTCGATAAAGACGGCTCGAATCTTTTCGATTACAACATTTACGTTGTCGCCGGCGACGGCTGCCTGCAGGAAGGCGTATCATCTGAAGCCTGCTCACTGGCAGGACATCTCGGTTTGAATAAATTAATTGTGATTTACGATGACAACCATATTTCAATCGATGGGAATACAAGCCTTTCGTTCAGCGAAGACAGGGCAAAGAGATTCGAGGCGTATAACTGGTACGTGCAGGTTGTAGGAGGAGATGGTAACGATATGGTGTCGTTCGAGAAGGCGCTGAAGAACGCACAGGCGGAAAAGAACCGGCCGTGCATAATCAATCTTCGGACGCATATCGGATATGGGAGTCCTAATTTTCAGGATACGCACACAGCACACGGAGCGCCGCTGGGCGAGGATGAGATTAAACTGATAAAGAAAAACTTCGGCTGGGACCCTGAAAAGACATTCGTTGTACCGGCGGAAGTGCTCGAACATACGCAGAAGGAAAGAGTAAAAGGCGCACAACTGGAAAAACAATGGAACGAACAATTTAAAAACTATTCCAAAAAATATCCTGAACTTGCGAAACTGATTACCAATCCATATCCGGAAATTACGAATCTGCCGACGTTCCCGGCCGAGCCAATGGCGACAAGAACGGCATCTGGCAAGACACTGGACGCGCTAATGCCGAATATGCCGCTGATACTTGGCGGGTCTGCTGATTTGACGCCATCGAATAATACGAAGTTCAAAGGCGTTGAGGATTTCCAGAAAGATAAACCGACAGGACGATATATCCGCTACGGAGTTCGCGAACACGCGATGGCGGCAATTATGAACGGTATCGGCACAAGCGATTTGCTTCGCGCATATGGCGGGACGTTCTTCTGCTTCTTCGATTATATGAAGCCGGCGGTGAGAATGGCGGCGATGAGCGGCTATAAAACTATATTCGTATTCACACACGATACAATCGGTCTTGGCGAAGACGGGCCGACACATCAGCCGATCGAACATATCGCCGTGCTGCGCGCGATACCGAAGATGCTTGTGCTGCGGCCGGCGGACGCGAACGAAACTGCATACTGCTGGAAAATCGCGCTGGAACATACGAGCGGGCCGGTGGCACTGTTGCTAACGAGACAGAATTTGCAAACGCTGGACAGGACTAAATACCCGGCGGCGTCGAATATCGCAAAAGGCGGTTATGTTGTTGTGAAACAGGATAAGCCTGATGTGATACTTATCGGTGTCGGGTCGGAACTGGAAATCGCAATGAAGGCCGCGGAGAAACTTGCGGCTGAAAATATCAAGGCACAAGTTGTAAATCTTGCGAGCTGGGAACTGTTCGAGGCGCAGGATAAAGCATATAAAGATTCAGTGCTTCCACCGAGCGTTAAGGCGAGAGTGGCGGTCGAGGCCGGTATTAAGATGGGATGGGAAAGATATATCGGCGATAACGGCGAATTTATCGGTATGAGCGGATTCGGCGTTTCGGCACCGTATAAAGTATGCTACGAGAAATTCGGCATTACGGCGGACGCGACTGCGGCAGCGGCTAAAAAATCAATCGCTGCGGCGAAATAG